One window from the genome of Acinetobacter sp. LoGeW2-3 encodes:
- a CDS encoding NUDIX domain-containing protein, whose amino-acid sequence MKIIQQASYNYNDVDLQQREYLYQGFVKVEKVQLRHRLFESNEYIPPIQRELIARRPAAGVLIYNDQQQKFALIEQFRIGALDDSDSPWQLEIIAGVLDGDESPEHCIRREALEESGCEIQELQHLYSFYPSAGACSEMFHLYVAQAELPEHGGVHGMPDEGENIQLHIFDYAHLPKLFRNNRLKNAPVIMALQWLQQHISTAYPKE is encoded by the coding sequence ATGAAGATTATTCAGCAAGCGTCCTATAACTATAACGATGTCGACCTGCAACAGCGCGAATATCTGTATCAAGGATTCGTAAAAGTCGAAAAGGTACAACTGAGACATCGCCTTTTTGAGAGTAATGAATATATTCCTCCAATCCAGCGTGAACTGATTGCACGTCGTCCTGCGGCTGGGGTGCTTATTTACAATGACCAACAACAAAAATTTGCTCTGATTGAACAGTTCCGTATTGGTGCCTTGGATGACTCCGATTCACCATGGCAACTGGAAATCATTGCCGGGGTTTTAGATGGGGATGAATCCCCAGAACACTGTATCCGACGTGAAGCACTGGAAGAATCCGGTTGTGAGATTCAGGAGCTGCAACATCTCTATAGTTTCTACCCTTCAGCAGGTGCCTGTTCGGAAATGTTCCACCTTTATGTCGCTCAGGCAGAATTACCTGAACATGGTGGCGTACATGGCATGCCGGATGAAGGTGAAAATATCCAGCTGCATATTTTTGATTATGCCCACCTTCCAAAACTGTTCCGAAATAACCGCCTCAAAAATGCGCCAGTGATTATGGCGCTACAGTGGTTACAACAACACATCTCAACCGCATATCCAAAGGAGTAG